A single Chlorocebus sabaeus isolate Y175 chromosome 3, mChlSab1.0.hap1, whole genome shotgun sequence DNA region contains:
- the RNF113B gene encoding RING finger protein 113B — MAAPPSPGRTADQADQVCTFLFKKPGRKGAAGLRKRPACDSEHGESSGSGDEGDAVARPPRVAPRPRGLHSCQKAAHGDRRGEEAAPESLGIVYRSTRSAKPVGPEDMGATADFERDTEKEHHTQTIFKRSQRVQEALWGREHDQIYRGIHSYPRYLKPRDTSMGNSFSGMARKGPIRAPGHLRATVRWDYQPDICKDYKETGFCGFGDSCKFLHDRSDYKHGWEIERELEEGRYGICQDENHEVESEEEEIPFRCFICRQAFQNPVVTKCKHYFCESCALEHFRATPRCYVCDQPTGGIFNPAKELTAKLQKLRVAEGGSNSHFTEDPGEGPIPMA; from the coding sequence ATGGCAGCGCCACCTTCTCCAGGAAGGACGGCCGACCAGGCAGACCAGGTATGCACCTTCCTCTTCAAAAAGCCTGGGCGGAAAGGGGCTGCAGGCCTCAGAAAGCGCCCGGCCTGCGACTCCGAGCATGGAGAGAGCAGCGGCAGCGGGGACGAGGGCGACGCAGTGGCTCGGCCCCCGCGGGTGGCACCGAGGCCCCGGGGCCTCCACAGCTGTCAGAAGGCGGCTCACGGCGACCGGAGGGGCGAGGAGGCAGCGCCTGAGAGCCTCGGCATAGTGTACAGGTCCACCCGCTCAGCGAAGCCTGTGGGGCCGGAGGACATGGGGGCCACCGCTGACTTCGAGCGGGACACCGAGAAGGAGCACCATACGCAGACCATCTTCAAACGCAGCCAGCGGGTCCAGGAGGCATTGTGGGGCCGGGAGCACGACCAGATCTACCGGGGAATCCACAGCTACCCAAGGTACCTGAAGCCCAGGGACACGTCCATGGGCAACTCCTTCTCGGGGATGGCGAGGAAGGGCCCCATCCGTGCGCCCGGGCACCTGCGCGCCACTGTGCGCTGGGATTACCAGCCCGACATCTGCAAGGACTACAAGGAGACCGGTTTCTGCGGCTTCGGGGACAGCTGCAAATTCCTCCACGACCGTTCCGATTACAAACACGGGTGGGAGATTGAACGGGAGCTTGAAGAGGGTCGCTACGGTATCTGCCAGGATGAAAACCATGAAGTAGAAAGCGAGGAagaggaaataccattcaggtgTTTCATATGTCGCCAGGCCTTCCAAAACCCAGTCGTCACCAAGTGCAAGCATTACTTCTGCGAAAGCTGCGCGCTGGAGCATTTCCGGGCCACCCCGCGCTGCTACGTCTGTGACCAGCCAACCGGTGGCATCTTTAACCCCGCCAAAGAACTGACGGCAAAACTGCAAAAGCTTCGGGTTGCGGAAGGTGGGAGcaattcccatttcacagaagacCCAGGTGAGGGTCCAATTCCCATGGCTTAG